A stretch of Sulfurimonas autotrophica DSM 16294 DNA encodes these proteins:
- the flgE gene encoding flagellar hook protein FlgE, with translation MLKSLFSGVSGLQSHQVAMDVESNNIANVNTVGFKYSRANFSDLLAQTKAIATAPQGQLGGKNPVQVGLGSTVSSMTRIFSQGSIQNSDKNTDVAIQGDGFFIISPDGGNTYKYTRAGDFKFDAGGNFVDNNGFIAQGWLRDPVTGKVDSTAPIENINIAPGLTTPAQPTQEVVLKANLNSGAIVESFSPAYQVPTGAPTDPALPAIDGNGNPIESGNVGVMFNESGEAFSLQDGQGVWASFISSTSTSTNSAQGSDTALAADEAETIVFNLDPGSSPATATASYTILAANTAAQNASVTAAAINALTATTGITATIDSSNKIVLTNTNGNSSASHNIDIASVTGANNPFDASEDDTTAYKYSYNSASPTVVAGSNKEFTTIADLRQALENQANSEAGATGIKVIVNDQGKIELSNTDSGSIDLNFKVTGISGSGITENTRFTRNMEALNTVLAAGTTGKAFSQAFNAATHSSSIDIFDSLGSKHTLRMEFRKTALDTTTGSTWSIVITVPEPATIDTIAPTYEKKGSIRFNNDGSLATYNPPNVSFSGNNGSAPDQQVNLSFGTANKFDGMTSFDSRSATSGISQDGYTGGDLVGIRIDQSGTLVGSFSNGRSFGLAQIGMAKFTNNEGLSTEGGNVYVQTANSGDPIIGTAATAGRGFIQSAALEASNVDLSRALTQLIIIQRGFQANGKTITTSDQLLQTLIGLKQ, from the coding sequence ATGTTAAAATCACTTTTCTCCGGAGTCTCCGGACTACAATCGCATCAAGTTGCGATGGATGTGGAATCAAATAATATTGCCAATGTAAATACAGTGGGTTTTAAATACTCCCGTGCAAACTTTTCAGACCTTTTAGCTCAGACAAAGGCAATCGCTACGGCTCCTCAAGGACAGCTTGGCGGTAAAAATCCTGTTCAGGTCGGACTTGGTTCTACTGTGAGTTCTATGACACGTATATTTTCTCAAGGCTCTATTCAAAATTCAGATAAAAATACGGATGTCGCAATTCAGGGTGACGGATTTTTCATCATCTCTCCCGATGGCGGAAATACATACAAATATACACGTGCAGGTGACTTTAAATTTGATGCAGGCGGAAACTTTGTTGATAACAACGGTTTTATAGCACAAGGGTGGCTTCGTGATCCGGTTACGGGAAAAGTGGATTCTACTGCACCGATTGAAAATATTAATATTGCTCCGGGTCTTACAACACCGGCACAACCTACACAAGAAGTTGTGCTTAAGGCAAACCTCAATTCCGGTGCTATAGTTGAGAGCTTTTCTCCGGCATATCAAGTTCCAACAGGTGCGCCAACAGATCCAGCACTCCCCGCTATTGATGGAAATGGAAACCCTATAGAGTCAGGCAATGTTGGTGTAATGTTTAATGAATCTGGAGAAGCATTTTCCCTTCAAGACGGACAAGGAGTTTGGGCTTCATTTATAAGTTCAACATCAACTTCAACAAATAGTGCACAAGGTTCAGATACTGCACTTGCGGCAGATGAGGCGGAAACAATAGTATTTAATCTTGATCCTGGTTCTTCGCCAGCAACAGCGACAGCATCATATACAATTTTAGCAGCAAATACTGCCGCACAGAATGCTTCAGTAACTGCAGCAGCTATTAATGCCTTGACTGCAACAACAGGGATTACGGCTACTATTGATAGTTCTAATAAGATTGTACTAACCAACACAAATGGTAACTCTTCGGCATCACATAATATTGACATTGCTTCTGTAACAGGAGCAAATAACCCATTTGACGCATCTGAAGATGATACAACAGCATATAAATATAGCTATAATTCTGCAAGTCCTACAGTAGTTGCCGGTTCAAATAAAGAGTTTACAACCATAGCAGATCTTCGTCAAGCTTTAGAAAATCAAGCTAATTCAGAAGCAGGTGCTACGGGTATTAAAGTAATTGTAAATGATCAAGGTAAAATTGAACTTTCTAACACAGATTCCGGAAGTATAGATTTGAACTTCAAAGTAACCGGTATATCGGGGTCTGGTATTACTGAAAATACACGCTTTACAAGAAATATGGAAGCATTAAATACTGTTTTAGCGGCAGGAACGACCGGTAAAGCATTTTCACAGGCTTTTAATGCGGCGACACACTCTAGTTCAATTGATATTTTTGATTCACTCGGTTCAAAACATACACTCAGAATGGAGTTTAGAAAAACAGCACTTGATACAACAACAGGTTCTACTTGGAGCATAGTAATAACTGTTCCAGAGCCTGCAACAATTGACACAATTGCCCCAACATATGAGAAAAAAGGTTCAATAAGATTTAATAATGACGGTTCACTTGCAACGTATAATCCGCCAAATGTTTCATTTTCAGGAAACAACGGTTCTGCACCTGACCAGCAGGTTAATCTCTCTTTTGGTACGGCTAACAAGTTTGACGGTATGACGAGTTTTGATTCACGTTCAGCTACTTCGGGAATAAGCCAAGATGGTTATACCGGTGGTGATTTAGTTGGAATCAGAATCGATCAAAGCGGTACTTTAGTTGGTTCATTTTCAAATGGTCGTTCTTTTGGTCTGGCACAAATCGGAATGGCGAAGTTTACAAATAATGAAGGACTCTCAACCGAAGGCGGTAATGTTTACGTGCAGACTGCCAACTCTGGAGATCCTATTATCGGAACGGCTGCAACTGCAGGTCGCGGATTTATCCAGTCTGCCGCACTTGAAGCATCAAATGTTGACCTTTCACGAGCACTGACGCAGCTTATCATCATCCAGCGTGGTTTTCAGGCAAACGGTAAAACGATTACCACTTCCGATCAGCTTCTTCAGACGCTTATAGGATTAAAACAGTAA
- a CDS encoding D-2-hydroxyacid dehydrogenase yields MKIVLLDAITFGNTDLSCFNEFGEVEVFDSTEASLTNVRVKEAEVIVTNKVVITREHMQNAKKLKLICVAATGTNNVDLKAAKELGIAVKNVAGYSTDSVIQHTFSMLFYLIGHSRYYDEVVKNGEYSKSGIFTDVSHPFFEIKGKKWGIIGLGEIGRGVANIAKCFGAEVCYYSTSGVNRTEDFQRMNLDELLKSCDIISIHAPLNDKTKNLLDYEQLLICKEGAVVLNLGRGGIINEAAVAKVVDEKNIFFGLDVFEKEPLPLEGPLLHVKNKSRLYMTPHIAWTSVEARDKLIAGVCENIKSSLTENK; encoded by the coding sequence ATGAAAATAGTGCTTTTGGATGCCATAACATTTGGCAATACGGATTTAAGTTGCTTTAATGAATTTGGAGAAGTTGAGGTTTTTGATTCAACAGAAGCATCGCTTACTAACGTAAGAGTAAAAGAAGCAGAGGTTATAGTAACAAACAAAGTTGTTATAACGCGTGAACATATGCAAAATGCAAAGAAACTTAAACTCATTTGTGTGGCGGCAACGGGAACAAATAATGTGGACCTCAAAGCTGCAAAAGAGTTGGGCATCGCTGTGAAAAATGTAGCCGGGTATTCAACTGATTCGGTCATTCAACATACATTTTCAATGCTGTTTTATCTTATAGGGCATTCGCGTTATTATGATGAAGTGGTTAAAAACGGTGAGTATTCAAAAAGCGGCATTTTTACCGATGTCAGTCATCCTTTTTTTGAAATAAAGGGTAAAAAATGGGGTATCATCGGTCTGGGTGAAATAGGCAGAGGCGTTGCAAACATAGCTAAATGTTTCGGCGCAGAGGTCTGCTACTACTCTACAAGCGGAGTAAACCGTACAGAGGATTTTCAAAGAATGAATCTTGATGAGCTTTTAAAAAGCTGCGATATTATAAGCATTCATGCACCTCTCAATGACAAAACCAAGAATCTTTTAGACTATGAACAGTTGTTAATATGTAAAGAGGGCGCAGTTGTGTTAAATCTTGGACGCGGCGGCATCATTAATGAAGCAGCAGTTGCCAAGGTTGTAGATGAAAAAAATATTTTCTTTGGTCTGGATGTATTTGAAAAAGAGCCGCTACCATTAGAAGGCCCACTGTTACATGTAAAGAACAAAAGTAGACTCTATATGACACCACACATAGCATGGACATCTGTCGAAGCAAGAGACAAACTCATCGCCGGTGTATGTGAAAATATAAAAAGCAGTTTGACGGAAAACAAATGA
- a CDS encoding succinate dehydrogenase/fumarate reductase iron-sulfur subunit, protein MKVHVKRESDFVAYDVELPDATLLEVLSSIKTEQDNSLAFSSGCRSSVCGSCSMRVNEKEVLACAYKVQDGDVIEPLKNIEVIRDLVVNMDKALETKKRAKTWLQTYNKEAKLTHEDEKINALQSDCILCGSCYSACPVYAVNEEFLGPFALTGVWKYVSDKREAQPKEKIDTIQTNGVWDCTLCNECTLVCPQGISSKADIEKLRMKSTMAGYADPSFTQSFDGGFGFDGSPSF, encoded by the coding sequence ATGAAAGTACATGTAAAAAGAGAATCAGATTTTGTAGCGTATGATGTCGAGTTGCCCGATGCCACTTTGCTTGAAGTTTTAAGCTCTATAAAAACCGAACAAGACAATTCATTGGCTTTTAGCAGCGGATGTCGAAGCTCTGTGTGCGGGAGCTGCTCTATGCGGGTCAATGAAAAAGAGGTCCTTGCCTGTGCCTATAAAGTGCAGGATGGCGATGTAATAGAGCCGCTTAAAAATATCGAAGTGATACGGGACTTGGTTGTCAATATGGATAAAGCTCTAGAGACGAAAAAGCGTGCAAAAACATGGCTGCAAACATATAACAAAGAAGCAAAACTTACCCATGAAGATGAAAAAATAAATGCGTTGCAGAGTGACTGTATCTTATGCGGTTCATGTTATTCTGCCTGCCCTGTTTATGCTGTAAATGAAGAGTTTTTAGGACCATTTGCTCTTACGGGTGTTTGGAAATATGTGAGTGATAAACGTGAAGCGCAACCAAAAGAAAAGATAGACACCATTCAGACAAACGGTGTGTGGGATTGCACTTTGTGCAACGAGTGTACTTTAGTCTGTCCTCAAGGTATATCATCAAAAGCAGACATAGAAAAACTTCGTATGAAGTCAACAATGGCAGGATACGCAGACCCAAGTTTCACGCAAAGCTTCGATGGCGGTTTTGGATTTGACGGGAGTCCTAGCTTTTAA
- the purT gene encoding formate-dependent phosphoribosylglycinamide formyltransferase, which yields MQFSAPLKSNSKKIMLLGSGELGKEVIIEAQRLGLETIAVDRYENAPAHQVAHRSHVVNMLDKDALLEIIYREKPDYILPEIEAINIDALFAAEDRGYNVIPNANAVSKTMNRKNIRTFAAEVLGLKTGPYKFVTTQEGMLEAARELGFPCVMKPVMSSSGHGQSIAKSEEDIPASWEEAKEARGDASELIVEAFVDFDYEITMLTARNGKETVFCEPIGHEQRDGDYVFSWQPMQMSEAAKQNAQKIAKEITDGLGGQGLFGVELFVKGDEVYFSEVSPRPHDTGMVTLITQSQSEFALHLRAVLGLPLGFTFYGDGASAAFKSEKHNFAPVVEVDESLFSDNSFVRVFGKPEAHKGRRLAVALVFDKVDAALEKARELISKIKDI from the coding sequence ATGCAATTCTCAGCTCCACTCAAATCAAACTCAAAGAAAATTATGCTTTTAGGCTCCGGCGAACTCGGTAAAGAGGTCATTATAGAAGCACAGCGCTTAGGTCTTGAAACCATAGCAGTTGACAGATACGAAAATGCTCCGGCTCATCAGGTAGCACATCGCTCTCATGTTGTGAATATGCTTGATAAAGATGCTCTTTTAGAGATTATTTATCGTGAAAAACCTGACTATATTCTGCCTGAAATCGAAGCTATCAACATTGATGCACTTTTTGCCGCAGAAGACAGAGGCTACAATGTAATTCCAAATGCAAATGCAGTCAGCAAAACAATGAACAGAAAAAACATCCGTACTTTTGCAGCAGAGGTTTTAGGTCTGAAAACCGGACCTTACAAATTTGTAACAACACAAGAGGGTATGCTCGAAGCTGCCCGTGAGCTTGGTTTTCCATGTGTGATGAAACCTGTTATGAGTTCATCTGGGCATGGACAAAGCATAGCGAAAAGTGAAGAAGATATTCCCGCTTCTTGGGAAGAGGCAAAAGAAGCCCGCGGTGATGCGAGTGAGTTAATTGTTGAGGCTTTTGTTGATTTTGATTATGAAATTACAATGCTTACAGCACGTAACGGGAAAGAGACTGTTTTTTGTGAGCCGATAGGGCATGAACAGCGTGACGGTGACTATGTCTTTTCATGGCAGCCGATGCAGATGAGTGAAGCAGCAAAACAAAATGCGCAAAAGATAGCAAAAGAGATAACTGACGGTCTCGGCGGTCAGGGACTGTTTGGTGTTGAACTTTTTGTAAAAGGCGATGAGGTTTATTTTTCTGAAGTCTCACCACGCCCTCACGATACTGGAATGGTAACGCTCATCACACAAAGTCAGAGTGAATTTGCACTACACCTTCGCGCTGTTTTGGGACTGCCTTTAGGTTTCACTTTTTACGGTGACGGTGCATCTGCGGCATTTAAAAGTGAAAAACACAATTTTGCTCCTGTGGTTGAGGTGGATGAAAGCCTTTTTAGTGACAATTCATTTGTAAGAGTCTTTGGAAAACCAGAAGCACATAAAGGACGCCGTTTGGCAGTAGCTTTGGTTTTTGACAAAGTAGATGCAGCTTTAGAAAAAGCACGAGAACTCATTAGTAAAATAAAAGATATCTAA
- a CDS encoding HD-GYP domain-containing protein: MEKENLKYITFKRLVKIFLLAIVIITSISFLSYREFFKHSVKNKAFEVAKVVEAGLTSHMKAGIMDKRGYFLQEIKTLNDIKSIKIDRAASVVKQFGKSTLENERNYISDKNLLTSKQPSFVWNDIDGKITATIPYLAIIHDDVNCLQCHHVRENDLLGAIEITMDIKQYQNLVIHYGYIFIAILILFALVVIFNLFGFIDNFIIKPLLRIIDDGKKAYKYKKEIDSEKYEVKEMEALAEKINDFTHMVISKEEALENKNKELAELNKEIEETLCETMFTMGEMEEIRSKDTKNHTKRVATLSALIAKEYGLSDEDVKMIKMTSPLHDIGKVGISDSVLLKPGKLTQDEYKIMKTHAELGYTVLKHSDRSIIKSAATIARYHHEKYDGTGYPAGLKGEEIPIFARIVAIVDVFDALLSKRVYKEKWNDNKTKEFIAFQRGKQFDPKLVDIILKNFDKYAKLVKEMSENK, encoded by the coding sequence ATGGAAAAAGAAAATCTTAAATATATAACTTTTAAACGTTTAGTCAAGATATTTCTTCTTGCCATAGTGATTATTACAAGTATAAGTTTTCTCAGTTACAGGGAGTTTTTTAAGCATTCTGTTAAGAATAAAGCATTCGAAGTAGCAAAAGTTGTTGAAGCCGGATTAACGTCACATATGAAAGCCGGCATTATGGACAAACGAGGATATTTTCTTCAAGAGATAAAAACACTAAATGATATTAAATCAATAAAAATAGACAGAGCTGCTTCGGTCGTAAAGCAGTTCGGAAAATCTACATTAGAAAATGAAAGAAACTATATTTCAGATAAAAATCTTTTAACCTCCAAGCAGCCGTCCTTTGTATGGAATGATATAGACGGAAAGATTACAGCAACCATCCCTTACTTAGCAATAATTCATGATGATGTAAATTGTCTGCAGTGTCATCATGTGCGAGAAAATGATTTGCTCGGGGCTATTGAAATTACTATGGATATAAAACAATACCAAAATCTAGTCATACATTATGGATATATTTTCATAGCAATTCTTATACTGTTTGCCTTGGTTGTTATATTTAATTTATTTGGTTTTATTGATAATTTTATAATCAAACCTCTGCTGAGAATTATTGATGACGGAAAAAAAGCATATAAATATAAAAAAGAGATTGATTCCGAAAAATATGAAGTCAAAGAGATGGAAGCCTTGGCGGAAAAAATCAATGATTTTACTCATATGGTCATCTCTAAAGAAGAAGCATTGGAAAATAAGAATAAAGAACTTGCAGAATTAAATAAGGAGATAGAAGAAACCCTGTGTGAAACGATGTTTACCATGGGCGAGATGGAAGAAATACGTTCAAAAGATACTAAAAATCATACAAAAAGAGTGGCAACATTAAGTGCTTTGATTGCTAAGGAGTACGGTTTAAGCGATGAGGACGTTAAAATGATTAAGATGACATCTCCTCTGCATGACATAGGTAAAGTAGGTATATCAGACAGTGTATTGCTTAAACCCGGTAAATTAACACAAGATGAATATAAAATTATGAAAACTCACGCAGAATTGGGTTATACAGTTTTAAAACATTCAGATAGAAGTATAATAAAGTCAGCTGCTACAATAGCCCGTTATCATCATGAAAAATATGATGGAACAGGATATCCAGCCGGATTGAAAGGGGAGGAAATTCCTATATTTGCCAGAATAGTTGCTATTGTGGATGTTTTTGATGCTCTTTTATCCAAGCGAGTGTATAAAGAGAAATGGAATGATAATAAGACAAAAGAATTTATTGCTTTTCAAAGAGGAAAACAATTTGACCCTAAACTTGTCGATATTATTTTAAAGAATTTTGACAAGTATGCCAAATTGGTAAAAGAAATGTCAGAAAACAAATAA
- a CDS encoding FAD-binding protein, with the protein MKTDVLIIGSGGAGLTAALAAKDAGADVRVITKEYPTRSQTCMAQGGMNAALGNVSHDSIEDHIQNTLKSAHGEADEEAVRYMCSEAPNAVAWLDEIGVCFSRTPEGKIAQRRLGGASAPRACYAQDYTGLKILHTLYERCLKKDVEMFSERYLVDLLTKEDGSICGALILNMRSGELEHHFAKCVVLASGGYSRIYDKYSTNSTASTGDGIAAASRAGAKLLGMEFVQFHPTGLKNSSILISESARGEGGYLLNSKGERFTNELAPRDEVSRAINEQIVAGEEVFLDIRHLGERFIDENLPQERKLALLYENVDPVKDLIPIKAVAHYTMGGIEVDNKSQTSVSGLFACGECANHKVHGANRLGGNSLLEIIVFGREAGKSAANFVFCDEKCQNDFDFKKEKSFLDALIEYKNEIDFYQKRTELGELFYKKVGIIRKESQLQEAKQEIELLKKQLPLMGVKDTSKVYNTNLMEFIEFRNMLDICERVVSSALARKKSCGAHFVVEE; encoded by the coding sequence ATGAAAACAGATGTATTAATCATAGGCTCAGGCGGGGCAGGACTTACCGCGGCACTTGCTGCAAAAGATGCAGGCGCAGATGTGCGGGTCATCACAAAAGAGTACCCGACACGAAGCCAGACCTGTATGGCACAAGGTGGAATGAACGCAGCTTTAGGCAATGTAAGCCATGACTCTATAGAAGATCATATTCAAAACACGCTTAAATCCGCACATGGTGAAGCAGACGAAGAGGCAGTACGTTACATGTGCAGCGAAGCACCGAATGCCGTTGCTTGGCTTGATGAAATCGGTGTCTGCTTTTCTCGTACACCGGAGGGGAAAATTGCTCAAAGAAGACTCGGCGGAGCATCGGCCCCACGAGCTTGCTATGCACAGGATTATACAGGGCTGAAAATTTTACATACACTCTATGAGAGATGTTTGAAAAAAGATGTTGAGATGTTCAGTGAGCGTTATCTAGTTGATTTGCTGACAAAAGAAGACGGCAGCATTTGCGGTGCTTTGATACTCAACATGAGAAGCGGCGAACTTGAACACCATTTTGCCAAGTGTGTTGTACTGGCATCGGGCGGCTATTCCCGTATTTATGATAAATATTCTACGAACTCTACGGCTTCAACAGGCGATGGCATTGCTGCAGCTTCAAGAGCAGGGGCAAAGCTTCTTGGTATGGAGTTTGTACAGTTTCATCCTACAGGACTCAAAAATTCTTCTATACTTATCAGCGAGAGTGCCAGAGGAGAGGGCGGGTATCTGCTAAATTCCAAGGGAGAGCGTTTTACGAATGAGCTTGCACCCCGAGATGAAGTCAGCCGTGCTATAAATGAGCAGATTGTAGCAGGAGAAGAAGTCTTTTTGGATATTCGCCATTTGGGAGAGAGGTTTATAGATGAAAATCTGCCTCAAGAGAGAAAGTTGGCACTGTTGTATGAAAATGTTGACCCGGTGAAAGATTTAATACCTATAAAAGCTGTTGCACACTACACAATGGGCGGTATAGAGGTTGATAACAAATCACAAACAAGTGTGAGCGGTTTGTTTGCCTGTGGTGAGTGCGCAAATCATAAAGTCCACGGAGCCAACCGTTTAGGGGGCAACTCTTTGCTGGAGATTATTGTTTTTGGACGTGAGGCGGGGAAAAGCGCTGCAAATTTTGTATTTTGTGATGAGAAATGCCAAAATGATTTTGATTTTAAAAAGGAAAAAAGTTTTTTAGATGCACTCATAGAGTATAAAAATGAGATTGATTTTTATCAAAAACGTACTGAATTAGGCGAGCTATTTTATAAAAAAGTTGGAATCATAAGAAAAGAGAGCCAACTTCAAGAAGCAAAGCAAGAGATAGAATTGCTAAAAAAACAATTGCCTTTGATGGGCGTCAAAGATACTTCAAAAGTTTATAATACCAACCTTATGGAATTTATAGAGTTTAGAAATATGCTTGATATATGCGAGAGAGTAGTTTCGAGTGCATTGGCAAGAAAAAAGAGCTGCGGCGCTCATTTTGTGGTAGAGGAATAG
- a CDS encoding nitrite/sulfite reductase: MQENDLEKKFNKRERYKARLKPYDYFIKEFDTIDFESLGEGDRYYLQDFGIFNTDFLEDEFTIRVRVAGGRISTKQFNFLADIVNEYDLTLVVTARAGFQLHDVQADDVHELFKLLNDNELITWQSFGDNIRNIVTDVYDGVNQYAKIEVYSLIEQMQNYIIKNPKYVGMLPRRVSIGISGNSANVNSFFANDIYFALAKKNNIYGFNVYMGGKNTEIAQDADIFLLYEEVFDFFTAFVETFYTHGSRFSRSKTRLFYMIEELGLDKLKELMEDVYGKKFNRAGELQLLHGEFNEFEVLNNNKYAFCYQTDFARLSPKEIRKISDYANKHNAEVRLGIDQNIYIIGIDEKVAPFASPVLSSTIVACAGNLCPYAVWSIKDESAEYLPLEKIYKHKIKVGFSGCAKGCGRHRHTDIGLIGLKTNNFGDTDGGARVFIGAEHDSGESVARQLFSMVPFVHLKETITLIVGLFEKSKCKNFQLYAHHILNKYSEDFLSLWHLYNLKNKTSLTLPKQDNALTCKEEEKLLFESFADVALVEDDFKKTVSALAKELWTVAGKDPHYKPPIKRVNVR, encoded by the coding sequence ATGCAAGAAAACGATTTGGAAAAAAAATTCAATAAACGCGAACGCTACAAAGCCAGACTTAAACCGTATGATTATTTTATCAAAGAGTTTGATACTATTGATTTTGAAAGTCTGGGTGAAGGCGATAGGTATTATCTGCAGGATTTCGGTATTTTTAATACCGATTTTTTGGAAGATGAATTTACCATCCGTGTCCGTGTTGCCGGTGGTAGAATCAGTACAAAACAGTTTAATTTTCTCGCAGACATAGTAAATGAATATGATTTAACCCTTGTTGTAACTGCGCGTGCAGGCTTTCAACTGCATGATGTCCAGGCTGATGATGTACATGAGCTTTTTAAACTTTTAAACGACAACGAGCTCATTACCTGGCAGAGCTTTGGCGATAATATCAGAAATATCGTAACCGATGTATATGATGGTGTGAATCAATATGCAAAAATCGAAGTCTACTCGCTTATAGAGCAGATGCAAAACTACATTATAAAAAATCCGAAATATGTCGGTATGCTGCCTCGCCGTGTCAGTATCGGCATCTCCGGAAACTCCGCCAATGTCAATTCATTTTTTGCAAATGACATCTACTTTGCATTGGCCAAAAAAAATAATATTTATGGTTTCAATGTCTATATGGGCGGAAAAAACACCGAAATAGCGCAAGACGCGGACATATTTTTACTTTATGAAGAAGTATTTGATTTTTTTACAGCCTTTGTTGAAACTTTTTATACGCATGGCTCACGATTTTCACGCTCAAAAACCAGACTTTTTTATATGATAGAAGAACTTGGTTTGGACAAACTCAAAGAGCTTATGGAGGATGTATATGGCAAAAAATTTAACCGTGCCGGCGAACTACAGCTCTTACATGGTGAGTTTAATGAGTTTGAAGTTTTAAATAATAATAAATACGCCTTTTGCTATCAAACAGATTTTGCACGTCTCTCGCCAAAAGAGATACGCAAAATCAGTGACTATGCTAACAAACACAATGCCGAAGTTCGTTTGGGTATTGACCAAAATATATACATTATCGGTATAGATGAAAAAGTGGCTCCTTTTGCCTCACCGGTTCTGAGCTCAACTATTGTTGCATGTGCTGGAAACCTTTGCCCTTACGCTGTTTGGAGCATTAAAGATGAGAGTGCCGAGTATCTGCCCTTAGAAAAAATCTATAAACATAAAATAAAGGTCGGGTTTTCAGGCTGTGCAAAAGGATGCGGACGCCACCGTCATACAGATATAGGGCTTATAGGGCTCAAAACAAATAACTTCGGAGACACAGACGGTGGTGCGAGAGTTTTTATAGGTGCAGAGCATGACAGCGGAGAGAGTGTGGCAAGACAGCTCTTTTCCATGGTGCCTTTTGTGCACTTAAAAGAGACAATAACACTCATTGTAGGGCTTTTTGAAAAAAGCAAATGTAAAAATTTTCAGTTGTACGCACATCATATTTTAAACAAATACTCTGAAGATTTTTTAAGTCTCTGGCATCTTTACAATCTTAAGAACAAAACATCGCTAACACTTCCAAAACAAGACAATGCCCTTACATGTAAAGAAGAAGAAAAACTGCTTTTTGAGAGTTTTGCAGACGTTGCACTTGTAGAAGATGATTTTAAAAAAACAGTGAGCGCTCTGGCAAAAGAGCTATGGACAGTAGCAGGAAAAGACCCCCACTACAAACCACCGATAAAAAGAGTTAATGTCAGATAG
- a CDS encoding YajQ family cyclic di-GMP-binding protein: protein MAKEHSFDITAKIDMQNLKNAINLVEREVSNRYDFKGTTYEVNLKEKDKVLVLVASSDNKLDALKDIVVAKLLKQGLSSKVLDELRVEDASGSTRKATFKIVDYIESKEAKKITADIKKMKLKVNAQIEGDSIRVKGAKLDDLQKVMKMVREGEWEAPLVFENMR from the coding sequence ATGGCAAAAGAGCACTCATTTGATATAACGGCAAAAATAGATATGCAAAACTTGAAAAATGCTATTAACTTGGTAGAGAGAGAAGTTTCAAATCGTTATGATTTTAAGGGAACTACTTATGAAGTCAATTTAAAAGAGAAAGATAAAGTGTTGGTGCTTGTAGCTTCAAGTGACAATAAACTCGATGCCCTAAAAGACATTGTTGTAGCAAAACTGCTTAAACAGGGACTCTCATCAAAAGTGTTGGATGAACTTCGTGTGGAAGATGCCAGTGGCTCAACACGTAAAGCAACTTTTAAAATAGTTGACTATATAGAATCAAAAGAGGCCAAAAAAATTACGGCAGACATTAAAAAGATGAAACTCAAAGTAAATGCACAAATAGAAGGAGATTCTATTCGTGTAAAAGGAGCAAAACTTGATGATTTGCAAAAAGTGATGAAAATGGTAAGAGAGGGTGAATGGGAAGCTCCTCTGGTTTTTGAAAATATGCGATAG